The nucleotide window GCGGGCTTTATCCTAAGATCGCGATAGCGGGTCCGCCCGCCCCTAGAGGAAAGTTGACTGCAGTTATATGATGCAACAAGTACGGGGCCCTCAGGCATATGCACGTTGCGGATTCCGAATGGATGAGCGCGACCGCCACGCCACATGGTTCTTCCCTAGCGGAACTGAAGTCAGATTTGCGCCACGTCGACGAGAGGTCGTCGCGGCCGTATGACGTTCACACTTCGATAACCCGGCAGTCTGCTTGCTTGCAGTCCCGCAGCAGAGCCGGTGCCAACCGCGCGCCGGTGACGACCACGTCGAAGTCGCGGATGTGGCCCATCTGACAGGCAAGATCCGCCCCCATCTTGGTGCTGTCCACCACCAGGACGCTTTGCTTGCCACAGCCCGCGATGGCTTTGCGCACAGCGATTTCGTCCGAGTTATAATCCATCACGCCCCCAAGGTCAGACACGCCCCCGCAGCTGAACACGCTATAATCCACACGGTATGTCGAGAAGAACTGGTGCGCGGCGACGCCGATCATGTCGAGGTCGCGCATGCGCACCGTTCCGCCGGCCAGTTCGACCGCGATACCGGGAGCGTTCTGCAGGGCGCAAACCGCGTGAATGCTGTTCGAGACCACGAACAGGTCCCCGTGAGACGTCAGGAACCTCGCGCATTGCTCGACCGTCGTGCCGGTGCCAAGCGCCACGCGGGCGCCGTCGGGGATCAGGTTCTTGACCGCCAGCGCGATGCGTTGCTTTTCCTTGCGGGCAATCCCCTCGCGCGGCAGGTATCCGATGTTCTCGCTTTGCTGACGCAGCTGGGCGCGGCCATTGCGGCGCTGCACCAGGGCGGCTTCGTCAAGGTCGCGCAGATCGGCCCGAAGGGTCTGGACGGAAACGCCCAGACGTTCGGACAGGTCGGCGGCCGAGAGCGACACGTTCTCCGCCAGAAGCGCGATGATGGCGTCGCGGCGTCCATGCAAGTCCAGTCTCACGGGAACTTTCCTTCGAAAATAAGTTGATCGAAGGAAAGCGTAAGGAGGACCGGCAACTGCTGCAATATAAATAAATATTTAATACCATAGTTACAAAACTGTTAAGGAGTACGCGGATAAGGCCCTGACGAAAGCTTTCGTTCGAAAGCCCTAACCCGGGAGCAGCCCCATGAAATTCGCCCTCACCTCCGCCGTTTTCGCGCTCATGGCCGGCACCGCCATGGCCGACACCATCACGCTTTACACCTCCCAGCCCAATGCGGATGCCCAGCAGACCGTCGACGCCTTCATGGCCGCCAACCCCGGCACCGAGGTCGAGTGGGTCCGTGATGGTACGACCCAGCTTATGGCGCGTCTGCGGGCCGAGATCGAAGCCGGCAACCCGCAGCCCGACGTGCTGCTGATCGCCGATACCGTCACGCTGGAAGGCATGGCGCAGGAAGGCCTGCTGGCCGCCTACCAGTCGCCCGAAGCCGATGCCTACGATGCGGCCCTTTATTCGCCCGAAGGGTACTACTACTCTACCAAGCTGATCACCACAGGCATCGTCTACAACACCGGCGTCGAAACGGTGCCGACCTCGTGGAGCGACTTGGCCGATCCCGCGATGCAGGGCATGATCGCCATGCCGTCGCCGCTCTATTCCGGCGCCGCGCTCATCCACCTGGCCACCCTGACCGGCGACGAAACCCTGGGCTGGGACTACTACGCCACCCTGGCCGAGAACGAGGCCCGCGC belongs to Salipiger profundus and includes:
- a CDS encoding ABC transporter substrate-binding protein, coding for MKFALTSAVFALMAGTAMADTITLYTSQPNADAQQTVDAFMAANPGTEVEWVRDGTTQLMARLRAEIEAGNPQPDVLLIADTVTLEGMAQEGLLAAYQSPEADAYDAALYSPEGYYYSTKLITTGIVYNTGVETVPTSWSDLADPAMQGMIAMPSPLYSGAALIHLATLTGDETLGWDYYATLAENEARAQGGNGGTFQAVASGEKPYGMVVDFLTIRNKAEGSPVEFVFPEEGVSYVTEPVAIMSSAKNMEGAQKFVDFVLSAEGQELVLDMGYIPARDGMGVPEGFPAREDIKLMAFDPAEALENSEANKGKFAELFGAE
- a CDS encoding DeoR/GlpR family DNA-binding transcription regulator produces the protein MRLDLHGRRDAIIALLAENVSLSAADLSERLGVSVQTLRADLRDLDEAALVQRRNGRAQLRQQSENIGYLPREGIARKEKQRIALAVKNLIPDGARVALGTGTTVEQCARFLTSHGDLFVVSNSIHAVCALQNAPGIAVELAGGTVRMRDLDMIGVAAHQFFSTYRVDYSVFSCGGVSDLGGVMDYNSDEIAVRKAIAGCGKQSVLVVDSTKMGADLACQMGHIRDFDVVVTGARLAPALLRDCKQADCRVIEV